The Aureispira anguillae genome contains a region encoding:
- a CDS encoding non-canonical purine NTP diphosphatase, with product MSKLVFATGNQNKVREIQQIMGAQYDFLSLDDIGCTEDIPETQPTIEGNALQKARYVYQKYGMNCFSEDTGLQVSALNGAPGVYTARYGGPAKNPDDNINKLLKELTGKEDRTAQFKTVIALIIDGKEYTFEGIVEGNILKERRGEGGFGYDPVFLPIESDQSFAEMTAAEKDKISHRGRATTKLRDFLLQR from the coding sequence ATGAGCAAGTTGGTGTTTGCAACTGGAAATCAGAACAAAGTAAGAGAAATTCAACAAATAATGGGTGCGCAGTATGACTTCTTGTCCTTGGATGATATTGGTTGTACAGAGGATATTCCAGAAACACAGCCTACTATAGAGGGAAATGCATTGCAAAAAGCACGGTATGTTTATCAAAAATATGGAATGAACTGTTTTTCGGAAGATACAGGTCTACAAGTATCGGCTTTAAATGGAGCTCCTGGAGTTTATACCGCTCGTTATGGTGGTCCTGCCAAGAATCCAGATGACAACATTAATAAGCTATTAAAAGAATTAACGGGCAAAGAAGATAGAACCGCTCAATTTAAAACCGTTATTGCACTTATCATTGACGGCAAAGAATATACTTTTGAGGGAATTGTTGAAGGAAATATCCTGAAAGAAAGAAGAGGCGAGGGAGGTTTTGGTTATGATCCTGTTTTTTTACCTATAGAGTCTGATCAAAGCTTTGCAGAGATGACCGCTGCCGAGAAAGATAAAATTAGTCATAGGGGGCGAGCAACTACTAAGTTAAGAGATTTTTTGCTTCAACGCTAA
- a CDS encoding queuosine precursor transporter, which produces MKIEEDKQILDQTAPKEESLDDSTKRVTEFKSNRLFFILGGFFLANAFIAEFIGVKIFSLEGSLGIAPLGLDPMGGDGPLNFTAGVLLWPVVFIMTDVINEYFGVSGVRFLSVLAASLIAYAFVMIFAAIGLAPADWWVEGYTNKGIPDMQAAFRGVFGQGMWIIVGSLVAFLVGQIVDAIVFRGVKKQTGNNRIWIRATVSTMVSQLIDSYLVLYIAFVLGADWSMEMLFSIGTANYIYKVLVAILFIPILYFIHNLIDRYLGEDVSNELKELALNKN; this is translated from the coding sequence ATGAAAATAGAAGAAGACAAACAAATACTAGATCAGACAGCGCCCAAGGAAGAATCACTAGATGATTCTACCAAGCGAGTGACGGAGTTCAAGAGTAATCGCTTGTTCTTTATCCTAGGTGGTTTCTTTTTGGCAAATGCTTTTATTGCAGAATTCATAGGCGTAAAGATTTTTTCCTTGGAGGGCTCTTTAGGAATAGCGCCTTTAGGCTTGGATCCAATGGGAGGAGATGGCCCGCTCAATTTTACAGCAGGGGTTTTACTTTGGCCAGTGGTATTTATTATGACAGATGTTATTAATGAATATTTTGGAGTAAGTGGCGTTCGTTTCTTATCGGTTTTGGCCGCAAGTTTGATCGCTTATGCTTTTGTTATGATTTTTGCAGCCATTGGTTTGGCGCCAGCTGATTGGTGGGTGGAAGGTTACACGAACAAAGGAATTCCTGATATGCAAGCTGCTTTTAGGGGAGTATTTGGGCAAGGAATGTGGATTATTGTTGGCTCCTTAGTAGCTTTTTTGGTTGGGCAAATTGTAGATGCTATTGTGTTTAGGGGAGTAAAAAAGCAAACAGGAAATAATAGAATTTGGATAAGAGCTACCGTCTCAACAATGGTTTCGCAGTTAATTGATAGCTACTTAGTGCTTTATATCGCTTTTGTTTTGGGAGCAGATTGGTCAATGGAAATGCTTTTCTCAATAGGTACAGCCAATTACATCTATAAGGTATTAGTTGCCATTTTATTTATCCCTATTTTATATTTTATTCACAACTTAATTGATCGTTATCTAGGAGAAGATGTTTCTAATGAGTTAAAAGAATTAGCCTTAAATAAAAATTAA
- a CDS encoding gamma-glutamyl-gamma-aminobutyrate hydrolase family protein: MIKLGITGGLCSPDPNRNVFSTKQLCYIESDFANYWASFGVMPILIPNLSIETLPSFLAQLDGLVLMGGTDIAPSQYNEAPIGKWQGDALRDNYELTILDWCFKQDYPILGICRGFQLLNVYFGGTLYQDLETQQPSKVKHRDPLTYDLNLHPINLIQGELLDQLKMNRLSTTVNSIHHQGIKKLAPNLTAIAAAEDGLIEAFYHHQKPKGKIIGFQWHPEFFVHAQETLLNDRPVIEHFLSFCSSKYLNPSFVK; the protein is encoded by the coding sequence ATGATTAAGCTAGGAATTACGGGAGGATTATGTTCTCCTGACCCTAATCGAAATGTTTTTTCAACAAAACAGTTGTGTTATATAGAATCTGATTTTGCCAATTATTGGGCTTCTTTTGGGGTGATGCCAATACTTATTCCCAACCTTTCAATAGAAACGTTGCCTTCTTTTTTAGCTCAACTCGACGGACTTGTCTTGATGGGAGGAACCGATATTGCGCCGTCTCAATACAATGAGGCTCCAATTGGGAAATGGCAAGGTGACGCACTACGGGACAACTATGAGTTAACGATTCTTGATTGGTGTTTCAAACAGGATTATCCTATTCTTGGGATTTGTAGAGGTTTTCAACTTTTAAATGTTTATTTTGGAGGAACATTATATCAAGACCTTGAAACTCAACAACCAAGCAAGGTTAAACATAGAGATCCCTTAACTTATGATCTAAACCTCCATCCGATCAACTTAATTCAAGGAGAACTCTTAGATCAACTAAAAATGAACCGTTTATCAACAACCGTAAATTCCATTCACCACCAAGGAATCAAAAAATTAGCTCCTAATCTGACAGCTATTGCTGCTGCCGAAGATGGTTTAATAGAAGCATTTTATCACCATCAGAAACCCAAAGGCAAAATTATCGGTTTTCAATGGCATCCTGAGTTTTTTGTCCACGCTCAAGAAACACTGCTAAATGATCGCCCAGTTATAGAGCATTTTTTATCCTTCTGTTCTTCTAAATACCTAAACCCTAGTTTTGTCAAATAA
- a CDS encoding lipoprotein signal peptidase, which translates to MKKSHYTLILALSVLILDQALKIWVKLNMPLGDYFEVLGLSWFHIHFIENPGMAFGIEWGGEYGKLALSLFRIVAISFIAYMLYKLVKQNASFVVLTSITLIFAGAVGNILDSVFYGICFSQSTAIEVATFMPEAGGYTSFLHGKVVDMFYFPLIDSTFPSWFPIWGGRPLRFFEFIFNIADASVFIGTAIIFVFYKDFFKKEEELINSEASNDPLAKENYSVSD; encoded by the coding sequence TTGAAAAAATCACATTATACCTTAATTCTTGCGCTTTCTGTTTTAATCTTAGATCAAGCCCTCAAAATCTGGGTTAAACTCAACATGCCCTTGGGCGATTACTTTGAAGTTTTGGGGTTAAGTTGGTTCCACATCCACTTTATAGAAAATCCAGGTATGGCATTTGGCATTGAATGGGGAGGCGAATATGGGAAATTAGCACTAAGCCTATTTCGTATTGTTGCCATTTCCTTTATTGCATATATGCTTTATAAATTAGTCAAACAAAATGCCTCTTTTGTTGTTCTCACTAGTATTACCCTGATTTTTGCAGGAGCAGTGGGCAATATCTTAGATTCTGTTTTTTATGGGATTTGTTTCTCTCAAAGCACTGCTATCGAAGTGGCTACCTTTATGCCCGAAGCAGGCGGTTATACTAGTTTTTTGCACGGCAAAGTAGTCGATATGTTCTATTTTCCTTTAATTGATTCCACTTTTCCTAGTTGGTTCCCTATTTGGGGAGGCAGACCACTGCGTTTCTTTGAATTTATTTTTAATATTGCAGATGCTTCTGTATTTATTGGTACAGCAATTATTTTTGTATTCTACAAAGATTTCTTTAAAAAAGAAGAAGAACTCATCAACTCAGAGGCATCTAACGACCCCTTAGCAAAAGAAAACTATTCGGTCAGCGACTAA
- a CDS encoding lipoprotein signal peptidase, giving the protein MKRSHFVIGLIFLVLLIDQVLKIWVKLNMPLGESFKVLGLDWFHIHFTENKGMAFGIEFGGNYGKLILSLFRIGVVSFIAYFLVKLIRKKASFLLLACIALIFSGAVGNILDSIFYGVCFSDSGTFHNPRLATFMPAEGGYAGVLYGKVVDMLYFPLIEGFWPEWVPWVGGKYFMFFQPIFNIADSAISLGVFMAIIFYRRFQKELEPATTTTNGLATTMASSPASEPIEKDEEKA; this is encoded by the coding sequence TTGAAACGGTCTCATTTTGTTATCGGTCTTATTTTTTTAGTCTTACTAATTGATCAAGTACTCAAAATTTGGGTAAAACTAAATATGCCATTGGGGGAATCCTTTAAGGTCTTGGGCTTAGATTGGTTCCACATCCATTTTACAGAGAATAAAGGAATGGCTTTTGGGATTGAGTTTGGCGGGAATTATGGCAAGTTAATTTTAAGTTTATTCCGTATTGGTGTTGTCTCCTTTATCGCCTATTTCCTAGTCAAATTAATCCGAAAGAAGGCAAGTTTTTTATTATTAGCTTGCATTGCGTTAATTTTTTCAGGAGCAGTTGGCAATATTCTAGACTCTATTTTTTATGGCGTTTGTTTCTCTGATAGTGGCACCTTTCACAATCCCCGTCTAGCTACCTTTATGCCAGCAGAAGGAGGTTATGCAGGCGTGTTGTATGGCAAAGTAGTTGATATGCTTTATTTCCCATTAATTGAAGGGTTTTGGCCCGAATGGGTTCCTTGGGTGGGTGGAAAATATTTTATGTTCTTCCAGCCTATTTTTAATATTGCAGATAGTGCCATTAGTCTTGGTGTTTTTATGGCGATTATATTCTATCGTCGTTTCCAAAAAGAATTAGAACCTGCTACCACTACTACTAATGGATTGGCAACAACAATGGCTAGTTCACCTGCTTCAGAACCCATAGAAAAAGACGAAGAGAAGGCTTAA
- a CDS encoding DUF5682 family protein produces the protein MEIKLLGIRHHGPGSSKSLIKTLTSYQPDVILIEGAEELTTLLPYVMDEGLKAPVAALIYNPKNLQQAVYYPYTDFSPEWQTFLFAGQHNIPVVQMDLPQSMRLGLEEVPDRLTALKTLETEGDNEVDEIVKDPLGYMANLAGYRDSERWWEAMFEQGEGDEDVFETILNLMKTLRAEVGNIGQAYNLIREAYMRKILRKTIKGGYERIAVVCGAWHTPALDDLKAYKTKDDNALLKGIPKIKTKATWIPWTYDRIATSSGYGAGVLSPAWYELLFYNRENATIQWMANVSQLFKQEDLETSSAHAIEAVRLAETLAALRGLEMPGIDELSEAVLTIFSGGYRSQLDLIRQKLVVGDKMGEVPDTIPIIPLQQDLELKIKALKLKKYKKTEATWLKATANKPKGGLDLRQEHDLRQSQFLHRLNLLSIRWGIPDAATGRELSTKNEYWKMEWRPEFALQIIEAGMWGNTIEQAAVNWVINQSASAETLTELTQLLEKVIHANLPTAMNDLVQELRNLAAITKDINHLMRALPPLVRIYRYGDVRNTEIGMVDALLQKMIPRICISLPNACSSLDENASQEMFDQLLSVNKSLLLLDDEKHLSNWQEMLARIVEQERIDGKIRGAAARMLLDHEILKMEQVVDIMGYALSRSVAILVSSSWLEGFLHGSGLLLIHNPTLWEIVDDWVNNLKDEEFQQMLPALRRTFATFAPAERQKMLELVKNGHIKQPSTFQVDLDKNRVQTILPMLKLLFEE, from the coding sequence ATGGAAATAAAATTATTAGGAATAAGGCATCATGGGCCAGGATCGTCCAAAAGTTTAATTAAGACATTAACATCATATCAACCTGATGTGATTTTGATTGAAGGGGCAGAGGAATTAACAACATTATTGCCTTATGTAATGGATGAAGGGCTAAAGGCTCCCGTTGCAGCTTTAATTTATAATCCTAAGAATTTACAACAGGCCGTTTATTATCCTTATACCGACTTCTCGCCAGAGTGGCAAACTTTTTTGTTTGCAGGACAGCACAATATTCCTGTGGTGCAAATGGATCTGCCACAGTCTATGCGTTTGGGGCTAGAGGAGGTTCCCGATCGATTGACAGCATTAAAAACGTTGGAAACAGAGGGGGATAATGAAGTGGATGAAATCGTTAAAGACCCTTTAGGTTATATGGCTAACTTGGCAGGGTATCGAGATAGTGAACGTTGGTGGGAAGCGATGTTCGAACAAGGAGAAGGGGATGAAGATGTTTTTGAAACGATATTGAACCTGATGAAAACACTAAGAGCGGAAGTAGGAAATATAGGACAGGCGTACAACTTGATTCGGGAGGCTTATATGCGCAAAATATTACGCAAAACAATTAAAGGGGGCTATGAGCGAATTGCTGTGGTTTGTGGCGCTTGGCATACTCCTGCCTTAGACGATTTGAAGGCTTATAAAACAAAGGACGATAACGCCTTACTTAAGGGAATTCCAAAAATTAAAACCAAAGCTACATGGATTCCATGGACTTATGATAGAATTGCTACTTCAAGTGGTTATGGAGCAGGAGTATTATCGCCAGCTTGGTACGAACTATTGTTTTATAATCGAGAAAATGCAACGATTCAATGGATGGCAAATGTGTCACAGTTGTTTAAGCAAGAGGATTTAGAAACAAGTTCTGCTCATGCTATAGAAGCTGTCCGTTTGGCAGAAACATTGGCTGCTTTACGTGGGCTTGAAATGCCAGGAATTGATGAGTTGTCAGAGGCTGTTTTAACTATTTTTTCAGGGGGCTATCGTAGCCAATTGGATTTAATTCGGCAAAAATTAGTTGTTGGTGATAAAATGGGAGAAGTTCCCGATACGATTCCTATTATTCCATTGCAACAAGATCTAGAGCTAAAAATCAAAGCTTTAAAACTAAAAAAGTATAAAAAAACAGAAGCAACTTGGCTAAAAGCCACTGCCAATAAGCCCAAAGGAGGCTTGGATCTAAGGCAAGAACACGATTTAAGACAGAGCCAATTTTTGCATCGACTCAATCTTTTGTCGATCCGATGGGGCATTCCAGATGCGGCAACAGGAAGGGAGCTAAGCACCAAAAATGAATATTGGAAGATGGAATGGCGACCTGAGTTTGCCTTGCAAATTATTGAGGCAGGGATGTGGGGAAACACCATTGAACAAGCTGCTGTTAATTGGGTAATCAATCAATCTGCATCCGCTGAAACATTGACAGAATTAACTCAATTGCTAGAAAAAGTCATTCATGCAAATTTGCCAACGGCCATGAATGATTTGGTGCAAGAACTAAGAAACTTAGCTGCAATTACCAAGGACATTAATCATTTGATGAGGGCATTGCCCCCTTTGGTTCGGATTTATCGTTATGGCGATGTTCGAAATACAGAGATTGGGATGGTAGATGCTTTGTTGCAAAAGATGATTCCTAGAATTTGCATTTCTCTGCCAAACGCTTGTTCTTCTTTGGATGAGAATGCTAGTCAGGAAATGTTTGATCAGTTATTATCGGTTAATAAATCGTTGTTGTTACTCGATGATGAGAAACACCTTTCTAATTGGCAAGAAATGTTGGCTCGAATTGTTGAGCAAGAACGCATTGATGGAAAAATAAGAGGAGCTGCTGCTCGTATGCTATTGGACCACGAAATTCTAAAGATGGAGCAGGTCGTTGATATAATGGGCTATGCCTTATCTAGAAGTGTGGCCATTTTGGTGTCTAGCAGTTGGTTAGAGGGCTTTTTGCATGGTAGTGGGCTCTTGCTAATTCACAATCCTACACTTTGGGAAATTGTTGATGATTGGGTCAATAATTTAAAGGATGAGGAGTTTCAACAGATGTTGCCCGCCTTGCGCCGTACCTTTGCTACTTTTGCTCCAGCAGAACGCCAAAAAATGTTGGAATTAGTTAAGAATGGTCATATTAAACAGCCCTCAACTTTTCAGGTTGATTTGGATAAAAATAGGGTTCAAACCATCTTACCAATGCTTAAATTGCTTTTTGAAGAATAG
- the xseA gene encoding exodeoxyribonuclease VII large subunit: MAGQDKITSFSLFELNEHLKRVVAFNMRETIWINCEIADVGNSKGNVYLSLVERSDFKITARAEAMIWGRSLDKIIRKIGDSLWSILQVGRQVLLRVQVEFHEYFGMKLSIQDIDPTVTIGQLELKRLQTQKKLEAEHFTALNAQLPTALVWQRIAVISSSTAAGLQDFLQQINTNPHQYKFQYELFEAVVQGVNVPLEVMQQIEKIEARKADFDCIVLVRGGGARLDLMGFDDYDLCVALATCELPVLTGIGHDIDETLADLVAYQKLKTPTAVADYLIHKMLTFESTIVQYASDIKRIALERIRQESTKIDLLEEHLKHSAQQRLKRANQDLEAIAEKLHLLDPRTILARGFSAVSNAEGKLIGSVEDLKAGEEYILHLADGKVTIKMG; this comes from the coding sequence ATGGCTGGGCAAGATAAAATTACCTCTTTTTCTCTTTTTGAATTGAACGAACATCTAAAACGTGTGGTAGCATTTAATATGCGGGAGACCATTTGGATTAATTGTGAAATTGCAGATGTGGGAAACAGCAAAGGAAATGTTTATTTGTCATTGGTAGAGCGAAGTGATTTTAAAATTACGGCTCGTGCAGAAGCTATGATTTGGGGGCGTTCTTTAGACAAAATTATTCGAAAAATAGGAGACTCTTTATGGTCTATTCTTCAAGTTGGACGCCAAGTATTGCTCCGTGTTCAAGTTGAGTTTCACGAATATTTTGGAATGAAATTATCAATTCAAGACATTGATCCTACTGTTACAATAGGACAGTTAGAATTGAAGCGTTTACAGACGCAAAAAAAACTAGAAGCGGAACATTTTACAGCATTAAATGCGCAATTGCCAACGGCTTTAGTCTGGCAGAGAATTGCTGTGATTTCTTCAAGTACTGCTGCTGGTTTACAAGATTTCTTGCAACAAATCAATACCAATCCTCACCAGTATAAATTTCAATATGAATTATTTGAAGCGGTGGTGCAAGGCGTAAATGTTCCTTTGGAAGTGATGCAACAAATTGAAAAAATTGAAGCAAGGAAAGCAGATTTTGATTGCATTGTACTTGTTCGAGGTGGCGGTGCAAGATTAGATCTGATGGGCTTTGATGATTATGACTTATGTGTGGCACTAGCTACTTGTGAATTGCCTGTTCTAACGGGAATTGGTCATGACATTGATGAGACTTTAGCCGATTTAGTAGCGTATCAAAAACTAAAAACACCTACTGCTGTAGCAGATTATTTGATTCATAAAATGTTGACATTCGAATCTACTATTGTACAATATGCATCAGATATAAAAAGAATAGCACTAGAGAGAATACGCCAGGAATCCACTAAGATAGATTTGCTAGAAGAACACTTGAAACATTCTGCCCAACAACGTTTAAAAAGAGCCAATCAAGATTTGGAGGCGATAGCGGAAAAATTGCATTTATTGGACCCTAGAACCATTTTAGCTAGGGGCTTTTCGGCTGTTAGTAATGCAGAAGGTAAATTAATTGGTTCGGTTGAGGATCTAAAGGCTGGGGAGGAGTATATATTGCATTTGGCGGATGGAAAAGTCACCATTAAGATGGGTTGA
- a CDS encoding transglutaminase-like domain-containing protein encodes MENLFEEYLRPGIYTNSDHPDVVAYAQQQVIGIEDKKEQVIALYYAIRDGFRYSPYHIILKPYALKASYLLTKDYGHCIEKSNLFAACVRSLGVPCRLGYGNVRNHLGTKILEETLKTDVLVYHGYAEVYLEGNWIKTTPVFNTELCHKLGVEPLDFDGEKDAIFQKSDKEGKPFMEYITDHGTFADLPFETIKSGMQSHYPHLFKRAINNSKFIFEFDES; translated from the coding sequence ATGGAAAATTTATTTGAAGAGTATCTAAGACCAGGAATTTATACCAATAGCGATCATCCCGATGTGGTTGCGTATGCCCAACAGCAAGTTATTGGAATTGAGGATAAAAAAGAACAAGTCATTGCCTTGTATTATGCCATTAGAGATGGTTTTAGGTATTCTCCTTATCATATTATATTAAAACCCTATGCTTTAAAAGCTAGTTATTTGTTGACGAAGGATTATGGGCATTGTATTGAAAAATCTAACTTGTTTGCGGCTTGTGTGCGTTCTTTGGGCGTGCCTTGTCGGTTGGGCTATGGAAATGTCCGAAACCATTTGGGGACAAAAATATTAGAAGAAACATTAAAAACAGATGTATTAGTTTATCATGGGTATGCTGAGGTCTATTTAGAGGGCAACTGGATAAAAACGACTCCTGTATTTAATACCGAATTGTGCCATAAATTAGGAGTAGAACCACTAGATTTTGATGGGGAAAAAGATGCCATCTTCCAAAAGTCGGACAAGGAGGGCAAGCCTTTTATGGAATACATTACAGATCACGGTACCTTTGCTGATCTTCCATTTGAAACCATCAAATCAGGTATGCAGAGCCATTATCCACACCTATTCAAAAGAGCCATCAATAATTCTAAGTTCATCTTTGAATTTGACGAAAGTTAA
- a CDS encoding DUF1573 domain-containing protein yields the protein MGFDAPIMKIGPVKFGEIEEYTLEFTNTGKNDFKIFHLEGGCICTEPLDWSRGAIKPGQKGFIKFRFDSSQAKVDPAYASSLNIYGNVPDDMIIYDIEANVVK from the coding sequence TTGGGCTTTGATGCACCAATTATGAAAATTGGACCAGTAAAATTTGGAGAAATAGAAGAATATACGCTTGAATTTACCAATACAGGCAAAAATGATTTTAAAATTTTCCATTTAGAAGGGGGATGTATTTGTACAGAACCATTGGATTGGTCTAGAGGTGCCATCAAACCAGGACAAAAGGGATTTATCAAGTTTAGATTTGATTCTTCTCAAGCAAAAGTTGATCCTGCTTATGCTTCTAGCTTAAATATCTACGGAAATGTTCCTGATGATATGATTATTTATGATATTGAGGCAAACGTTGTTAAATAA
- a CDS encoding OmpA family protein, protein MKLNNILILITFLFIGHSAYAQPVSNNLSKDTKEKIGDEEFNKKNTYTALEWYMNAYSHNNKDGAAIYKIASTHEMLRDYKSAAEWYQKLVDLNEKANYPLSRYQHARTMKMTGDYDNCIPEFEAFIKEYPNDAPKADYYKKMAQIHIDGAKWAKNNAEPTEELIIENVGPNVNSPSTEGGAFPIGRNEIIYASLRVDTIIVKEEGEDYEHAKIYTAKANDKGEWEAATEFNADALQKEGMHVVEPTFNEDQTKFYFVRAELIGNQLENSRIYVADYDGSQVSNPKLLDFNSSSYSCQDPAFATWDNKNYLLFTSNMEGGKGGMDIWYAEINADGTTKEPLNLEAVNTIGDDVTPFFDERNGNLYFSSDGHPGYGGWDIFRSNRSDNGTMGEIVNMGAGFNTYVDDFSFIVNKVGNDDCYAYVLSNRPGTISLKSETCCDDIFSIIMPERCDIAMNVNVMDEVTGEPMIGATVQLIDKATGKVVDEQTNTEGNDYTFMLDMGKKYDIVAKKDGHGGSTETADATKEALTEAGLDLTKPMELSKEVKIKELGLMVQTFNKRTNEALEGVTVILYDAATGKEIKQLSGGSSNEFSFVIPRDKDYKVFANREGYIADSRVIAKKDLGMLQKMYLTPPPVFYNVYFSFNKSDIRQGAADTLDMVLKTLNENPEMVVEVRGHTDAKGSDQYNMNLSNKRSTAAIAYLVGKGVAKDRLQPKALGEAEPAAENEKTDGSDNPEGRALNRRVEFKIVNGTLGATTTEPEKKN, encoded by the coding sequence ATGAAACTGAATAATATATTAATCCTTATTACATTCTTATTTATTGGGCATTCGGCTTATGCACAACCCGTAAGTAATAACCTATCTAAGGATACCAAGGAAAAAATAGGTGATGAAGAGTTCAATAAAAAAAATACCTACACCGCTTTAGAATGGTACATGAATGCCTATTCTCATAACAACAAAGATGGTGCAGCTATTTATAAAATCGCCTCTACACATGAAATGTTAAGAGATTATAAAAGTGCTGCTGAGTGGTATCAAAAATTAGTTGATCTAAACGAAAAAGCCAATTATCCTTTAAGCCGTTATCAACATGCTAGAACCATGAAGATGACAGGTGACTATGATAATTGTATTCCTGAATTTGAGGCTTTTATCAAAGAATATCCTAATGATGCGCCAAAGGCAGATTATTACAAAAAAATGGCTCAAATCCATATTGATGGTGCTAAATGGGCTAAAAATAACGCTGAACCAACAGAAGAATTAATTATAGAGAATGTTGGTCCTAACGTAAACTCTCCATCTACTGAGGGAGGTGCTTTCCCAATTGGTCGTAATGAAATTATTTATGCTTCTTTGAGAGTAGATACTATTATTGTTAAAGAGGAAGGAGAAGATTATGAGCATGCTAAAATCTACACTGCTAAAGCAAATGATAAAGGAGAGTGGGAAGCAGCAACAGAATTTAATGCAGATGCCCTTCAAAAAGAAGGAATGCACGTTGTTGAGCCTACTTTTAACGAAGATCAAACTAAATTTTACTTTGTACGTGCAGAATTGATTGGTAACCAGTTGGAAAATAGCCGCATTTATGTAGCTGATTACGATGGTAGCCAAGTTAGCAATCCTAAATTATTGGATTTTAACTCTAGTTCTTATTCTTGTCAAGATCCTGCTTTTGCTACTTGGGACAACAAAAACTACTTATTGTTTACTTCTAATATGGAAGGCGGTAAAGGTGGAATGGATATTTGGTATGCTGAAATCAATGCAGATGGTACTACTAAAGAGCCGTTAAACCTAGAAGCTGTTAATACAATAGGAGATGATGTAACACCATTTTTTGATGAAAGAAATGGAAACTTATACTTTAGTTCTGATGGACATCCTGGATATGGTGGATGGGATATTTTCCGTTCTAACCGTTCTGACAATGGAACAATGGGCGAAATCGTTAACATGGGTGCTGGGTTCAATACTTATGTAGATGACTTTAGCTTTATTGTTAACAAAGTAGGTAACGATGATTGTTACGCTTATGTATTGTCTAACCGTCCTGGTACGATTTCGTTGAAAAGCGAAACTTGTTGTGATGACATCTTCTCTATTATTATGCCTGAGCGTTGTGACATTGCGATGAATGTTAACGTAATGGATGAGGTAACTGGAGAGCCTATGATTGGCGCTACTGTTCAATTGATTGATAAAGCAACAGGAAAAGTAGTTGACGAGCAAACCAATACAGAAGGTAATGATTATACTTTTATGCTAGATATGGGTAAAAAGTATGACATTGTTGCTAAAAAAGATGGTCATGGCGGAAGTACTGAAACTGCTGATGCAACTAAAGAAGCTTTAACAGAAGCTGGTTTAGACTTGACAAAACCTATGGAGTTGTCTAAGGAAGTTAAAATCAAGGAACTTGGTTTGATGGTTCAAACATTTAACAAAAGAACCAATGAAGCATTAGAAGGCGTAACAGTAATTCTTTATGATGCTGCTACAGGAAAAGAGATTAAGCAATTGAGTGGTGGAAGTAGCAATGAGTTTTCTTTTGTAATACCACGTGATAAAGATTATAAAGTTTTTGCTAACCGTGAAGGTTATATTGCTGATAGCAGAGTTATCGCTAAGAAGGATTTGGGAATGTTGCAAAAAATGTACTTGACTCCTCCTCCAGTATTCTACAATGTTTATTTCTCGTTTAATAAATCAGATATTAGACAAGGAGCAGCTGATACCTTAGATATGGTGTTAAAAACATTGAATGAAAATCCTGAAATGGTAGTAGAGGTAAGAGGTCATACCGATGCTAAAGGTTCTGATCAATACAATATGAATCTTTCTAACAAACGTTCTACTGCTGCCATTGCTTACTTGGTAGGTAAAGGTGTTGCTAAAGATCGTCTTCAGCCTAAAGCTTTGGGTGAAGCAGAACCAGCAGCAGAAAACGAAAAAACAGATGGTTCAGATAATCCAGAAGGACGTGCACTTAACCGTCGTGTAGAATTCAAAATTGTCAATGGTACGTTGGGAGCAACAACAACAGAGCCTGAAAAAAAAAACTAG